A single window of Papio anubis isolate 15944 chromosome 8, Panubis1.0, whole genome shotgun sequence DNA harbors:
- the HGH1 gene encoding protein HGH1 homolog has product MGEAGAGAGAGAPGGPEASPEAEVVKLLPFLAPGARADLQAAAVRHVLALTGSGPGRALLAGQEALLQALVELAPASAPARDAARALVNLAADPGLHETLLAADPGLPARLLGRALDPQWPWAEEAAAALANLSREPGPCAELMAALAAAEPADSGLERLVRALCTPGYNARAPLHYLAPLLSNLSQRPAARAFLLDPDRCVVQRLLPHTQYPDSSVRRGGVVGTLRNCCFEHRHHEWLLGPEVDILPFLLLPLAGPEDFSEEEMERLPVDLQYLPPDKQREPDADIRKMLVEAIMLLTATAPGRQQVRDQGAYLILRELHSWEPEPDVRAACEKLIQVLIGDEPEPGMENLLEVQVPEDVEQQLQQLDCQEQEQLEREQERELELAPEPWVERATPT; this is encoded by the exons ATGGGGGAGGCCGGGGCTGGCGCTGGCGCTGGCGCGCCAGGAGGGCCGGAGGCAAGCCCGGAGGCGGAGGTGGTGAAGCTGCTGCCCTTCCTGGCGCCGGGCGCGCGGGCGGACCTGCAGGCGGCCGCGGTGCGGCACGTGCTGGCGTTGACCGGCTCCGGGCCCGGCCGCGCGCTGCTGGCGGGACAGGAGGCGCTGCTGCAGGCTCTGGTGGAGCTGGCGCCGGCCTCTGCCCCGGCCCGCGACGCCGCCCGCGCGCTCGTGAACTTGGCCGCCGACCCTGGCCTGCACGAGACGTTGCTGGCGGCCGATCCCGGGCTGCCAGCGCGCCTGCTGGGCCGCGCGTTGGACCCGCAGTGGCCCTGGGCCGAGGAGGCGGCCGCCGCGCTGGCCAACCTCAGTCGCGAGCCGGGTCCGTGTGCCGAGCTGATGGCTGCGCTGGCGGCCGCGGAGCCGGCAGACTCGGGCTTGGAGCGGCTGGTGCGGGCGCTGTGCACGCCCGGCTACAACGCCCGCGCGCCCCTGCACTACCTGGCGCCGCTGCTCTCCAACCTCAGCCAACGCCCTGCGGCGAGGGCCTTCCTACTGGACCCCGACAG GTGCGTGGTCCAGCGGCTGCTGCCCCATACCCAGTACCCCGATTCCTCTGTACGCAGGGGCGGGGTGGTGGGAACGCTGCGGAATTGCTGCTTCGAGCACC GACATCACGAGTGGTTGCTTGGACCTGAGGTGGACATTCTCCCCTTTTTGCTCCTGCCCTTGGCTGGGCCTGAGGATTTCTCCGAGGAAGAGATGGAAC GGCTGCCTGTGGACTTACAGTACCTACCACCAGACAAGCAGCGAGAACCTGATGCAGACATCCGCAAGATGCTTGTTGAAGCCATCATGCTG CTGACAGCCACAGCACCAGGTCGGCAGCAGGTGCGGGACCAGGGAGCCTACCTGATCCTTCGAGAGCTGCACAGCTGGGAGCCAGAGCCCGACGTGCGGGCGGCTTGTGAGAAGCTCATCCAG GTGCTTATTGGGGATGAGCCTGAACCTGGCATGGAAAACCTGCTGGAGGTGCAGGTGCCTGAGGATGtggagcagcagctgcagcagctggaTTGCCAGGAGCAGGAGCAGTTGGAGCGGGAGCAGGAGCGGGAGCTGGAGCTGGCCCCAGAGCCATGGGTAGAGAGGGCCACACCCACCTGA